A part of Myxococcales bacterium genomic DNA contains:
- a CDS encoding DUF4360 domain-containing protein has translation MRKFAFIFASLTLAFNASAAWYDDVRLGNPEYGGTGCPGGSAAVAVADDAKSLSILFDSFVVEAGGDTGKSFNRKICNIAVPVHIPQGYSVSIFQIDYRGFNSLPYGAYSQFRVEYFFAGSEGPAYEKKFRGRLEDEYLIQNAIAASAVTWSDCGQSVILRANTSMFVRSNSLREDALATVDSADVRAGLVFNLQWRRCTQNN, from the coding sequence ATGAGAAAATTTGCTTTTATATTTGCATCACTCACGCTTGCTTTTAACGCCTCTGCTGCATGGTATGACGATGTCAGATTAGGAAACCCCGAGTACGGCGGCACAGGGTGCCCTGGAGGAAGTGCTGCGGTTGCTGTTGCTGACGATGCTAAGTCCCTTAGTATTTTATTTGACTCATTTGTGGTAGAAGCAGGTGGAGACACTGGAAAAAGTTTTAACCGCAAAATATGCAATATTGCCGTTCCAGTTCATATTCCACAAGGCTACAGTGTTTCAATTTTTCAAATTGATTACCGTGGCTTCAACAGTCTACCTTACGGAGCCTATAGCCAATTTAGAGTGGAATATTTTTTTGCAGGCAGCGAAGGTCCAGCGTACGAGAAAAAATTCAGAGGAAGACTTGAAGATGAGTACCTGATTCAAAATGCTATCGCTGCTTCAGCTGTTACGTGGTCGGATTGCGGACAAAGCGTAATTTTAAGAGCAAACACCTCGATGTTTGTACGCTCTAATTCACTTCGCGAAGATGCTCTTGCAACAGTTGATAGTGCTGATGTTCGCGCGGGCTTAGTTTTTAATCTGCAGTGGAGACGCTGTACACAAAATAATTAA
- a CDS encoding peroxidase family protein, with translation MTLKLFKLQAGILLIYFFLSGCSKPIKLKEKPSVLKEHSTTTDASTWNEKQDTLKAENEKIYPNDTLNPTSRRHGGGGNGFSRFIVSLGEFRTFNGSGNNPNNLGMGAEGTEQNTSSAIFIPTIMQTAGLEALINPTMVSAIRRMMPAHYMPDGDTPNTSGLPHPRLVSNTIFAQDTSIPSPAHLSQIAYIWGQFIDHDMTLAPIGNDDSFSIPPFDDDMTRNGITFFRSEKISDTGLDEENPRMQFNFITSFIDGSQIYGSSDLRADWLRSYSLGELKTSLGDFLPFGEADGSSPPMAGLVENPDLSSPADLYVAGDTRANEILGLLSMHTLFMREHNRLAREIRSRSGINNDEIVFQSARKIVGALIQAISYNEFLPALGINLPAYEGYQESADPRITNLFSAAGFRLGHTMVADTIPLKNKQGETTQLALFDAFFKPSLLNENTLADLFRGAASSYSERIDNKIVDGIRNFLFGPPGTNRGLDLAMINIQRSRDHGLPDYIQTRAMFNGGSEIPPEYRDLLLTIYPSLEDVDLWVAMLGEPELEGKAVGQTIYDILSMQFKALRDGDRFFYLNDRDFQREHSLGLLGYTHSYINNRSLAKIISDNLNVAPSEIQNNVFIVPQEVKN, from the coding sequence ATGACACTAAAATTATTTAAGCTACAGGCTGGAATATTATTGATATATTTTTTCTTGAGCGGCTGTTCAAAACCCATCAAACTTAAAGAAAAGCCATCAGTACTTAAAGAGCATAGCACTACCACTGATGCCTCTACCTGGAACGAAAAACAAGATACTTTGAAAGCCGAAAATGAAAAAATATACCCCAACGATACTCTTAATCCCACATCCCGCAGGCACGGAGGTGGCGGTAATGGTTTTAGTCGTTTCATAGTATCACTGGGAGAATTCCGCACCTTTAATGGCTCTGGCAATAATCCTAATAATTTAGGTATGGGAGCAGAAGGAACAGAACAAAATACGAGCAGCGCCATATTCATACCGACTATCATGCAAACAGCAGGTCTTGAGGCTCTTATCAATCCCACCATGGTATCTGCTATACGCAGAATGATGCCGGCTCACTACATGCCAGATGGTGATACACCAAACACATCGGGCTTGCCTCACCCACGCTTAGTATCCAACACCATTTTTGCTCAAGACACCTCTATTCCAAGCCCCGCACATCTTTCTCAAATAGCCTACATTTGGGGACAATTTATCGATCATGACATGACCTTAGCCCCCATTGGCAACGACGATAGTTTTTCTATTCCGCCCTTCGATGATGATATGACCAGAAATGGGATTACTTTTTTCCGTAGCGAAAAAATATCTGATACGGGCTTAGACGAAGAGAATCCGCGTATGCAATTTAATTTTATCACCAGTTTCATTGATGGCTCTCAAATTTATGGTTCTTCAGATCTTCGTGCTGATTGGTTAAGAAGTTATAGCCTAGGAGAATTGAAAACTTCCTTAGGGGATTTTTTGCCTTTTGGCGAAGCAGACGGCAGCTCCCCTCCTATGGCTGGCTTAGTTGAAAATCCAGACCTTAGCTCTCCCGCAGATCTTTATGTAGCAGGAGATACGCGAGCAAATGAAATTTTAGGTCTTCTTTCTATGCATACCCTCTTTATGCGCGAACATAATCGCTTAGCTCGAGAAATCAGATCTCGTTCTGGGATTAATAATGATGAAATTGTATTTCAATCCGCCAGAAAAATTGTGGGAGCGCTCATTCAAGCTATCAGCTACAACGAATTTTTACCTGCATTGGGTATAAATTTACCAGCCTACGAAGGCTATCAAGAAAGCGCTGATCCTCGCATCACCAATCTTTTTTCAGCTGCAGGATTCAGACTCGGTCACACCATGGTGGCAGACACAATTCCCTTAAAAAACAAACAGGGCGAGACAACACAGTTAGCGTTATTTGATGCGTTTTTTAAACCATCCCTGCTTAATGAAAATACACTTGCGGATCTTTTTAGAGGAGCTGCATCAAGCTACTCCGAGCGCATCGACAATAAAATTGTTGATGGCATTAGGAATTTTTTGTTTGGACCACCAGGTACAAATCGGGGACTTGATCTTGCCATGATAAATATTCAGCGTTCACGGGATCATGGACTTCCGGACTATATACAAACACGAGCGATGTTTAATGGCGGCAGCGAAATTCCCCCTGAATACCGTGACCTTCTCTTAACTATCTATCCTTCATTAGAAGATGTGGATCTTTGGGTTGCAATGCTGGGCGAGCCTGAACTCGAAGGGAAAGCTGTAGGTCAAACTATCTACGATATACTCTCCATGCAATTCAAGGCTCTGCGAGACGGGGATCGATTTTTTTACCTCAATGACCGCGATTTCCAGCGGGAACATTCTCTTGGCTTGCTGGGGTATACGCACAGCTACATCAATAATCGCTCGCTAGCAAAAATTATAAGCGACAATCTAAATGTTGCCCCATCAGAAATTCAAAACAATGTTTTTATAGTTCCCCAAGAAGTTAAAAATTAG
- a CDS encoding 5-formyltetrahydrofolate cyclo-ligase, which yields MTQSEKNLLRAQIKILLSLKKKCDYEEAGLKAAEIFSSWFLQNGRSKIKKVALFHSMSDEIEIKFIANLLKNAGCSLFFPSPSWKNAPQLLWIEEHSQNYIESPRLDLIIVPGRAFDKHGRRLGRGQGCYDRCLAPLLFSPKSPILMGVALKEQIVEAVPTQAHDIKMDFILTPENVLKA from the coding sequence ATGACTCAATCTGAAAAAAACTTACTTAGAGCACAAATAAAAATATTACTCAGCCTTAAAAAAAAATGCGATTACGAAGAGGCTGGGTTAAAAGCTGCCGAAATTTTTTCTTCTTGGTTTCTGCAAAATGGGCGTTCAAAAATCAAAAAGGTTGCGCTCTTTCATTCTATGAGCGACGAGATTGAAATTAAATTTATTGCCAATTTACTTAAAAATGCTGGCTGTTCTCTTTTCTTTCCGTCCCCCTCCTGGAAAAATGCGCCGCAGCTTCTCTGGATAGAAGAACACTCCCAGAACTATATTGAGTCTCCAAGGCTCGATCTCATCATTGTGCCTGGAAGAGCTTTTGACAAACACGGAAGACGGCTTGGGCGTGGGCAAGGATGTTATGATCGATGCCTGGCCCCACTTTTGTTTTCACCAAAATCTCCTATTCTCATGGGAGTAGCCTTGAAAGAACAAATAGTTGAAGCTGTACCAACTCAGGCACATGATATAAAGATGGATTTTATTTTAACACCCGAAAATGTACTTAAAGCATAA
- a CDS encoding tyrosine--tRNA ligase: MTDFIDAKEQLKILKRGAVHIEVEEDLLKKLAQSKEKKIPLRIKAGFDPTAPDLHLGHTVLLTKMRQFQELGHQVIFLIGDFTSRIGDPSGRNTTRPPLTDDEIIANASTYKRQVFKILDEKKTIIEYNSKWLAPFTFDDVIKLASKYSVARMIEREDFKTRLESGKPISMHELLYPLVQGYDSVALKADVELGGSDQLFNLLVGRDLMRHFNLEPQCILTVPLLEGLEAREENGKIVGAKMSKSYNNYVGVEEDANTQFGKLMSICDALMWRYYDLLSFKSSEEIENLKTIHPKDAKIQLAMELVTRFHGPEKAQEAKAQFDSLFGSANRHEIPVDAPSFKFAAKDGYLLLNALVESELVPSNSEAKRLLRQGAVSVDGERIEDIAFVLPQGSHTLRAGKKRWARVIIE, encoded by the coding sequence ATGACTGATTTTATCGATGCAAAAGAACAGCTAAAAATTTTAAAACGTGGGGCTGTTCATATCGAAGTTGAAGAAGATTTGTTAAAAAAACTAGCTCAAAGCAAAGAGAAAAAAATTCCTCTTCGCATCAAAGCTGGTTTTGATCCTACAGCTCCTGACTTACATCTCGGTCATACAGTATTACTTACTAAAATGCGCCAATTTCAGGAATTGGGACATCAAGTTATTTTCTTGATAGGTGACTTTACATCACGCATTGGCGATCCTTCTGGACGTAATACCACGCGCCCTCCTCTCACTGACGACGAAATTATTGCTAATGCCAGCACCTATAAACGCCAAGTTTTTAAAATTCTGGATGAGAAAAAGACCATCATTGAATACAATTCAAAATGGCTTGCACCTTTTACTTTTGATGACGTGATCAAACTTGCAAGCAAGTATTCTGTGGCTCGTATGATCGAAAGAGAAGATTTTAAAACACGTCTTGAAAGTGGAAAACCAATTTCCATGCATGAACTTTTATACCCGCTTGTTCAAGGCTATGATTCAGTTGCGCTCAAGGCAGATGTTGAACTTGGAGGAAGCGATCAACTTTTTAACCTCTTAGTTGGAAGAGATTTAATGCGACACTTTAATCTTGAACCCCAATGCATTTTGACAGTGCCTTTGCTTGAAGGTTTGGAAGCACGAGAAGAAAATGGAAAAATCGTCGGCGCAAAAATGTCGAAATCCTACAATAACTATGTTGGGGTAGAAGAAGATGCCAATACTCAGTTTGGCAAACTGATGAGCATTTGCGATGCACTCATGTGGCGTTACTACGATCTTCTTTCTTTTAAAAGCAGTGAAGAAATTGAAAATTTAAAAACTATTCATCCTAAGGATGCCAAAATTCAATTGGCTATGGAGCTGGTAACACGCTTTCACGGACCAGAAAAAGCTCAAGAAGCAAAAGCTCAATTTGATAGTTTGTTTGGCTCAGCTAATCGTCACGAAATCCCTGTTGATGCCCCTAGTTTCAAATTTGCAGCAAAAGATGGCTATTTGCTCCTCAATGCATTAGTCGAGTCTGAACTTGTGCCGTCAAATTCTGAAGCCAAGCGTCTCCTTCGTCAAGGTGCCGTAAGTGTAGACGGTGAACGAATCGAAGATATCGCTTTTGTTTTACCTCAAGGATCTCATACCTTACGCGCAGGAAAAAAACGCTGGGCTCGAGTCATTATTGAGTAG
- a CDS encoding laccase domain-containing protein, which yields MLHCERAQNFVSLNIEHGFFTREGGVSSHPFASLNCSYLVGDEPKNVEINRQKILNFLKLSSKQLMVPKIVHGNNVLMLNENDSAETVAQTEADALISCSTSHVLGMTYADCLAIMVAAEDASVVAIIHAGWRGLLNGVVDDTLRKIYENYSRITLRAAIGPALSKSAFHFSGDGFLQFEKRWPQCTAIENGKTFVDLVEVAKAQLSAYSIDVEKVGGWTEQDPVRYFSYRRDQKESGRHLAVICKK from the coding sequence ATGTTGCATTGTGAACGAGCACAAAATTTTGTTTCTCTTAATATTGAACATGGTTTTTTTACTCGTGAGGGTGGAGTTTCGTCGCATCCATTTGCATCTTTGAATTGCTCTTATTTGGTGGGTGATGAGCCAAAAAATGTCGAGATAAATCGGCAAAAGATTCTGAATTTTTTAAAGCTTTCGAGCAAACAGCTCATGGTGCCCAAAATTGTCCATGGTAACAATGTATTGATGCTTAACGAAAACGATAGTGCAGAGACTGTTGCTCAGACGGAGGCTGACGCACTTATTTCTTGTTCTACCTCTCATGTGCTTGGTATGACCTATGCTGATTGTTTAGCTATCATGGTGGCAGCTGAGGATGCTTCTGTTGTTGCGATAATCCATGCAGGCTGGCGAGGGCTTCTTAATGGTGTGGTGGATGACACATTAAGAAAAATTTATGAAAATTATTCACGAATAACACTAAGAGCCGCTATTGGACCTGCTCTATCAAAAAGTGCCTTTCACTTTTCGGGTGATGGCTTTCTACAATTTGAGAAGCGTTGGCCTCAGTGTACTGCCATCGAGAACGGCAAAACTTTTGTCGATCTTGTTGAGGTAGCGAAAGCACAGCTCAGTGCATATTCTATCGATGTAGAAAAAGTGGGTGGGTGGACAGAGCAGGATCCTGTTCGATATTTTTCTTATCGCCGTGATCAAAAAGAGAGCGGTCGTCATCTTGCTGTCATTTGTAAAAAATAA
- a CDS encoding RNA polymerase sigma factor, with translation MMSDGFANAKKNIKKAEERKLIEKSLKGDEQSFAVLYKRYHGQVHAFCSRMLRGRFDVEDAVQQVFLEAWRSLNRFEGRSLFSTWLTKIAIHTCLSFHRKMGRVVLHSSDEIDPLENGVDIMWSQSPSVPENEILLGERKTTVNKLLSRMTPKKKQVFVMSDMQGMTAPEIGAILKIPDATVRTRLFHARREFSSWVERNKNYKDILA, from the coding sequence ATGATGTCTGATGGTTTTGCTAATGCTAAAAAAAATATAAAAAAAGCTGAAGAAAGAAAATTAATCGAAAAATCGCTTAAGGGAGATGAACAATCTTTTGCAGTACTTTATAAACGTTACCATGGTCAAGTACACGCCTTTTGTTCACGCATGCTGCGAGGAAGATTTGATGTGGAAGATGCTGTGCAACAGGTTTTTTTGGAGGCATGGCGCTCCCTGAATCGCTTTGAAGGACGTTCACTTTTTTCTACATGGCTAACAAAGATTGCCATACACACGTGTTTGAGTTTTCACCGTAAAATGGGGCGTGTGGTCCTTCATTCAAGCGATGAAATAGATCCTTTGGAAAACGGTGTCGATATCATGTGGAGCCAAAGCCCAAGCGTTCCTGAAAATGAAATTTTACTAGGAGAGAGAAAAACAACGGTTAATAAACTGCTTTCTCGCATGACTCCCAAGAAAAAACAGGTATTTGTAATGTCTGATATGCAAGGAATGACGGCGCCTGAGATCGGGGCAATACTAAAAATACCCGATGCTACGGTGAGAACAAGGCTCTTTCATGCTAGGCGAGAATTCAGTTCTTGGGTAGAGCGTAATAAAAATTATAAAGATATTTTAGCTTAA
- a CDS encoding aromatic ring-hydroxylating dioxygenase subunit alpha, which yields MQTFHQQNSEAVYPISWYQVAWSHELKPLQIKSLTVCDRDLIVYRAQDGSVHALDAYCPHLGAHLGVKGKVCGNQIRCAFHGWQFDGDGRCQKISSEGKITPNMNTRAWRVIERYGIIFVHFDPNKTAHNQEFIEISLFDGKKWGKPIGRAHHIHTRQSDVLENGVDMEHFNSVHGVPMNGPELTEKPNGNLSFRHQTVTKRLGIQFNTMMEIAYVIPGLQTIHLHSVLGRECITLSSVTPVHGNYVIAHLTTRVRETKSSPTTPIITRALSHFINSTFAQDIPIWNAKVYKNKPVLAQGDDGIHRFRKWYNRFPTVS from the coding sequence ATGCAAACTTTCCATCAACAAAATTCTGAAGCAGTCTACCCCATCAGCTGGTACCAGGTTGCCTGGTCTCATGAACTCAAGCCTCTGCAGATTAAATCACTCACAGTTTGCGATAGAGATTTAATCGTCTACCGAGCACAGGATGGTTCAGTTCACGCTCTTGATGCTTACTGCCCGCATTTAGGTGCCCATCTCGGTGTTAAGGGTAAAGTATGTGGCAATCAAATAAGATGCGCTTTTCATGGATGGCAATTTGATGGAGACGGTCGCTGTCAAAAAATTTCATCAGAAGGAAAAATTACCCCTAATATGAATACACGAGCATGGCGTGTCATTGAACGCTATGGGATTATTTTTGTGCACTTTGATCCAAATAAAACAGCTCATAATCAAGAATTTATCGAGATATCATTATTTGACGGTAAAAAATGGGGCAAGCCAATTGGACGAGCTCATCATATTCACACTCGCCAATCTGATGTCTTAGAAAATGGCGTCGACATGGAACATTTTAATTCTGTTCATGGTGTGCCTATGAATGGCCCTGAGCTTACTGAAAAGCCAAATGGAAATCTGAGTTTTAGACACCAGACTGTAACAAAGCGGCTAGGTATTCAGTTTAATACCATGATGGAAATAGCTTATGTTATTCCAGGATTGCAGACTATTCATTTGCACTCAGTTTTAGGGCGAGAGTGTATCACCTTATCATCAGTAACTCCCGTCCACGGCAACTACGTTATTGCCCATCTTACTACCCGAGTGCGCGAGACAAAATCAAGTCCCACGACGCCAATTATCACAAGAGCACTATCTCATTTTATTAACTCTACCTTTGCTCAAGACATACCTATTTGGAATGCAAAAGTATATAAAAACAAACCAGTTCTTGCCCAAGGTGACGACGGTATTCATCGTTTCAGAAAATGGTACAATCGCTTTCCTACTGTTTCTTAG
- the ppk2 gene encoding polyphosphate kinase 2, producing MKEKTKRHSYHKELKKLQIELVKFQHHLIKNNLQILILFEGRDTAGKDGVIKRFVQHLSPRETRVVALGKPSNSDINSWYFQRHVAHLPCKQEMVLMNRSWYNRAGVERVMGFCNEHQYREFMKSILPFEFLLVSSGIQIFKYYLDISKSEQEHRLKARRTDPLKQWKSSPIDAVALEYWDDYSKARNDMLIETHNDITPWYIVHADDKKTARLNVIRHFMSCVSCPDKDEYAQKADDKIVFSFDEKYIRNGAIAP from the coding sequence ATGAAAGAAAAAACAAAAAGGCATTCTTATCACAAGGAACTAAAAAAACTTCAGATCGAATTGGTCAAGTTTCAACATCATCTGATCAAAAATAATTTACAGATTCTGATCTTATTTGAGGGACGAGACACTGCAGGAAAGGATGGAGTTATAAAGCGCTTCGTGCAACATTTAAGTCCCCGTGAAACCAGAGTAGTGGCTTTGGGTAAACCTTCAAATAGTGATATCAACTCATGGTATTTTCAACGCCATGTGGCACACCTGCCCTGCAAGCAAGAAATGGTTTTGATGAATAGGAGTTGGTACAACCGAGCAGGTGTGGAGCGTGTTATGGGCTTTTGTAATGAACACCAGTATCGGGAATTCATGAAGTCTATTTTGCCTTTTGAATTTCTTTTAGTCAGTTCTGGTATCCAGATTTTTAAGTATTACCTAGATATTTCTAAATCCGAGCAAGAACATCGTCTCAAAGCTCGTAGAACGGATCCTCTTAAACAATGGAAGAGCAGCCCTATTGATGCCGTCGCTTTAGAATATTGGGATGATTACAGCAAAGCGCGTAACGATATGCTTATTGAAACGCATAACGATATAACTCCTTGGTACATTGTTCATGCTGATGATAAAAAAACAGCACGACTAAATGTAATACGCCACTTTATGTCGTGCGTGAGCTGTCCAGATAAAGATGAATATGCTCAAAAAGCCGACGATAAAATCGTGTTTAGCTTCGATGAAAAATATATTAGAAATGGTGCTATAGCTCCTTAA
- a CDS encoding cell division protein ZapA → MDSSIFKEDEKKKVEVVLLGQRLALRSDRGEQYLQKLANFVADQIEDIRKGSRSVSTHQSVLLIALKLADMLKQKEDELFELRDSIRNKASNALNDVETALGDLQLKPEPSPKNEPNQTTQPDGRPAP, encoded by the coding sequence ATGGATAGCAGCATTTTTAAAGAAGATGAAAAAAAGAAAGTTGAAGTTGTTTTACTCGGGCAAAGACTTGCTCTGCGCTCAGATCGAGGCGAACAGTACCTACAGAAACTGGCCAATTTTGTCGCTGATCAGATCGAAGATATCCGAAAGGGATCCCGTAGTGTTTCTACTCATCAGAGCGTATTGCTGATTGCTCTAAAGCTTGCTGACATGCTTAAACAAAAAGAGGATGAACTTTTTGAACTAAGAGACAGTATCCGCAACAAAGCTTCAAATGCATTAAATGACGTTGAGACTGCTCTCGGTGATTTACAGCTTAAACCTGAACCTTCACCTAAAAATGAACCAAACCAAACCACCCAACCAGACGGTCGTCCCGCTCCATGA
- a CDS encoding deoxyhypusine synthase family protein: MSKNDQFEIVKSFMVENYRHFNAASVVDAAEAYVSQLKAGNKMMVTLAGAMSTAELGISLAEMIRQDKVHIICCTGANLEEDVFNLVAHNEYVRIKDWRALTVEQEEQLLEKGLNRVTDTCIPEDEAMRKIEHPMIGLWSKADQSGQRMFPYQFFYELLKSGALKKEYQIDPKNSWLLAAMEKNLPIVTPGYEDSTLGNMFVSNVIKGKIKNINTIKSGLEQMHFLIDWYQENTKNHGIGFFQIGGGIAGDFPICVVPLIAQDLEQDSVRRWSYFCQISDSTTSFGSYSGAVPNEKITWGKLEKSTPKYIIESDATIVAPLMFAYILAS, from the coding sequence ATGAGCAAAAATGACCAATTTGAAATCGTTAAATCTTTTATGGTCGAAAATTATCGGCATTTTAATGCAGCAAGTGTAGTTGACGCTGCTGAAGCTTATGTTTCACAGCTTAAGGCTGGCAACAAAATGATGGTAACACTTGCCGGAGCAATGAGCACTGCCGAGCTTGGCATCAGTCTGGCTGAGATGATCCGTCAAGATAAAGTCCACATAATCTGTTGTACCGGCGCCAATTTGGAAGAGGACGTTTTTAACCTGGTGGCTCACAATGAATATGTTCGCATAAAGGATTGGCGTGCATTAACTGTTGAACAAGAAGAACAGCTCCTTGAAAAGGGACTTAATCGTGTAACCGACACCTGCATTCCCGAAGATGAAGCAATGCGCAAAATCGAACACCCCATGATCGGCTTATGGAGCAAAGCAGATCAAAGCGGCCAGCGCATGTTTCCCTATCAATTTTTCTATGAACTTTTAAAATCAGGTGCACTCAAAAAAGAATACCAAATCGATCCGAAAAACAGCTGGCTACTGGCTGCTATGGAAAAAAACTTACCAATCGTTACACCAGGTTATGAAGATTCAACTTTGGGAAATATGTTTGTATCCAATGTAATCAAAGGAAAAATTAAAAATATCAACACGATCAAAAGTGGGCTTGAGCAAATGCACTTTTTGATCGACTGGTACCAAGAAAATACCAAAAACCACGGCATTGGATTCTTTCAAATCGGTGGAGGTATTGCTGGTGATTTTCCTATCTGTGTCGTTCCTCTTATAGCCCAAGATCTTGAGCAAGACAGCGTCAGACGATGGAGTTACTTTTGCCAGATCAGTGACAGCACTACTTCTTTTGGGTCTTATTCGGGTGCTGTTCCCAATGAAAAAATCACCTGGGGCAAGCTAGAAAAGAGCACACCCAAATACATCATTGAATCAGATGCAACTATCGTTGCTCCTCTGATGTTTGCATACATTCTGGCTTCATAA